In Glycine max cultivar Williams 82 chromosome 10, Glycine_max_v4.0, whole genome shotgun sequence, the DNA window cctttatattaattatttatctaccTTGATGTCTTGGGATCAAATTTTTTCCTCAAGATCCCAATCTGCTTAGAACTCAATCCAAAAGCCTTCTGCAGAAGCTCCTCATCAATCCCTGAGCCAAACACAGCAGAAGGTATCTTCTGAATACCAGGGTTTTGGCTATTGAAGCTTCCAAACAATGTGGCAGGTTCATCACCAACGTTCATCATGAAGTGCACTAGCCCTTTAGGGAGCACCATGACCTCTCCTTGTTCAAGCACTCTAGCAAACACCCTATTGTTGGAATCAACAAAACCTGAGTACACGAGATTGTAAGATTGATTTAGTAgccaaaaacaaagaaagaaggaagagaTCCTCACTACGAATTGTCCCCACTAACATAAAAAACTAGTATATACTTAATGTTTAAGATTATTACATATACATtcgaaaatatttaatgaaactaaaaatgattatatttgaattaaaattcttaTTCAATACCTTGATATTTGGTAGTTATACCATTAGTAATGAGTATTGAATAAGGGTATTTCTAAGAAAAATGTATTAATTGgactttaaaatcttaaaacattaattatttttgggcaaaaaatagaaaattaaaacattaaaagatATGGAAAATGAGATACtgataattaacaattaatattaatttgctgataaaaaaaaaacctgagtACACTTTTCCTTGCAGCACATGAACCAGCTCCGTGGCTCGGGGGTGGAAATGGGGTGGGTTGATGCCACCAACTTCGATGTCAGCTCGCGCGAAAGACAAGCCTAGAGTGTTGAGCCCTGGAAAATTGGTAGGGTTTGCTGAGACCACAGCTAGGCCTGTGTTTGAGAAGTTCTCTGAGGCTTTTGTGAGTCCTGAGAAGACAAAGTCCTCAGTGATGACCTCGGAGGAGTTCTTGCATGGGAGAATGTAGTGCATGTTATGTGCTGTTTTGATGGCACCAAATCTTGGGTTTGGTATGCAGAAGTCTTGGACTGGATCAGGGTCAGAGGCAAATGAAATGGCCACACTGTGGGAGAAAATTGCAAGGAAAAGCCAAAGGGTGTTTCTTGAAAACATTTTTCAgatctcttttgttcttttGCCTCTTTCCTTTTCTGGTTCAGTATTGTATTGGCTAAACTTGCGTGTTGAACAAAGAGTGTGTTGAGGTGGATTATatagaaaaatgaaatggatatctcatgtgatatattttaatatttaagaagctTTTTAAATGAAC includes these proteins:
- the LOC100306160 gene encoding germin-like protein precursor is translated as MFSRNTLWLFLAIFSHSVAISFASDPDPVQDFCIPNPRFGAIKTAHNMHYILPCKNSSEVITEDFVFSGLTKASENFSNTGLAVVSANPTNFPGLNTLGLSFARADIEVGGINPPHFHPRATELVHVLQGKVYSGFVDSNNRVFARVLEQGEVMVLPKGLVHFMMNVGDEPATLFGSFNSQNPGIQKIPSAVFGSGIDEELLQKAFGLSSKQIGILRKKFDPKTSR